A region of the Kribbella sp. NBC_01245 genome:
GCAGCGGCGCGCCGAGCACGAAACTGGCGGCGGACGCGTACTCCACGCCGGAACCGCCCGGCCCACCCGGGTTGATGAACAGCGTCCCGATCCGGCCATTGCGGTCGCCCGCGGTGATCCGGCGGGCCTTCAGCTCGATCGTCTCGCCGGTCGGTTTGTCGTAGTCCAGCGGCACCTCGACCATCGCGCACTGGCCCGGTCCGCCGCGTCCACCCGCCGGGTCACAACTGCCCCAATCGAGCGACTGCTGGTAGAACCGCTCCAGGCCCGCGGGGATCGGCCCGACCGGTCCCTTGCTCGGCACGGTCACGTTCGGCCCGGTCCCGGAGTCCGCGTCCTGCGCCCGGGTGGCGACCGTACAGCCGCTCGCGATCACCGCCAGGCCCGTCAGCGCCGCCACGAACCCAACCCTGCGCGTTTTCACTCCGCGTTCTCTCCCGTGTCGTTCCGGCCCGTGTCGGCTTGCTCGTCGCCCGCCTGATCGCGGTACGTCGTACGGCGTCGGCGCCGCGGTTTTCGCGCGGGCCGCTCGGCCGGCGCCGCCTCACCCTGGGTGGCAGCCTCGTCCTGGGTGACAGCTTCATCCTGGCTGACCACGGGTCCACCAGCGTCCGCCTCTTCCACAACCGGCGGCAGCGATGGCATGTCCAGAGGGACGGGGGGATTGTTGCCAGGGGTGACCTTGGCGCTCGGTGAGGTCTCGTACTGCTGGCGCGGCGAGCAGACGTCCGCCCGGCTGCAGGCGCAGCGGCGGCCCGAGGCGGCGAGGCGGACCACCACGGTGTCGCTCGGCACGTTGTGCCCGACGACGACGCCATCGCCCAGCGGGGTCTCCACCGCCGTCCCGTTCGTGGGGGCCTTCGCGTTGAACTCCTGGTACAGGGGGTGCTCGTACTTCAGGCAGCACATCAGCCGGCCACACGCACCCGAGATCTTCAGCGGGTTGAGCGGCAGATCCTGGTCCTTGGCCATCCGGACGCTGACCGGCTCGAAGTCCTTGAGGAACGTCGCGCAGCACAGGTCCCGCCCGCACGGCCCGATCCCGCCCTGCAGCCGCGCCTCGTCCCGCGCGCCGACCTGGCGCAGCTCGATCCGGGCTCGCAAACCGCGCGCGAGATCGCGGACCAGCTCGCGGAAGTCGACCC
Encoded here:
- a CDS encoding PSP1 domain-containing protein — its product is MVMAVSFERYGRLYYLDPGPHRPRVGDKVLVPTDDGPEVAECVWAPQEVPEDIGGLPLCEGVATEADLNRDEQNRRRRVDARAIAKRLIRQHDLPMKVVGIDFVDRRPDVDQLVIVYFSAPHRVDFRELVRDLARGLRARIELRQVGARDEARLQGGIGPCGRDLCCATFLKDFEPVSVRMAKDQDLPLNPLKISGACGRLMCCLKYEHPLYQEFNAKAPTNGTAVETPLGDGVVVGHNVPSDTVVVRLAASGRRCACSRADVCSPRQQYETSPSAKVTPGNNPPVPLDMPSLPPVVEEADAGGPVVSQDEAVTQDEAATQGEAAPAERPARKPRRRRRTTYRDQAGDEQADTGRNDTGENAE